From a single Nocardioides sp. dk884 genomic region:
- a CDS encoding OFA family MFS transporter has product MSEIHDPAATKSADSSAQTPSASRWVLVGAGLLLQFSIGAVYAWSVFAKAYQDAEPWQLSKVESSLPFTVTIAMIFIGSYLGGRMQDRRGPRVVALAGGVIYAVGIMLASFSRGSEDLWLLVLSYGVISGFGLGVAYIVPIAMLQKWFPDKKGLITGLAVGGFGFGAVLTSPVASWLIGMDEDQPSKAFLWLGLAYLVMSLVGASFFRNPPEGYVVPGHEQETGAASAEAAKDYSEKEALRTPQWYLLTAILTLNVAAGIALISQAAGSAEGIAGYSGAAAATVVGVLAIFNGGGRIVWAAASDYTGRMPAFAAMLALQGVCLIVLPHASNQALWFVLAAVIYLCYGGGFGTMPATAGDFFGVKNAGGIYGLMLIGWSLGGVLGPILISALFGDGDDPNYTLGYTTIGIIALVSVALTLVTKLPGDRRQVVAKG; this is encoded by the coding sequence ATGAGCGAGATCCACGATCCAGCGGCCACGAAGAGCGCCGACAGCAGTGCGCAGACCCCGTCGGCCAGCAGATGGGTGCTGGTCGGTGCCGGGCTCCTGCTGCAGTTCTCCATCGGCGCGGTCTATGCCTGGTCGGTCTTCGCGAAGGCCTACCAGGACGCCGAGCCGTGGCAGCTGTCCAAGGTCGAGTCCTCGCTGCCGTTCACGGTGACGATCGCGATGATCTTCATCGGCAGCTACCTCGGTGGGCGGATGCAGGACCGCCGCGGGCCGCGCGTCGTGGCGCTCGCCGGTGGCGTGATCTACGCGGTCGGCATCATGCTGGCGTCGTTCTCCCGCGGCTCCGAGGACCTGTGGCTGCTGGTGCTGAGCTATGGCGTGATCAGCGGTTTCGGTCTTGGTGTCGCCTACATCGTGCCGATCGCGATGCTGCAGAAGTGGTTCCCCGACAAGAAGGGCCTGATCACCGGGCTCGCGGTCGGCGGCTTCGGCTTCGGCGCGGTGCTGACGTCCCCGGTCGCGAGCTGGCTGATCGGCATGGACGAGGACCAGCCCTCCAAGGCGTTCCTCTGGCTGGGGCTCGCCTACCTGGTGATGTCGCTGGTCGGCGCGTCGTTCTTCCGCAACCCGCCGGAGGGGTACGTCGTGCCCGGGCACGAGCAGGAGACCGGTGCCGCCAGCGCTGAGGCGGCCAAGGACTACAGCGAGAAGGAAGCGCTGCGCACCCCGCAGTGGTACCTGCTGACCGCGATCCTGACGCTGAACGTCGCCGCCGGCATCGCGCTCATCTCCCAGGCGGCCGGGAGCGCGGAGGGCATCGCGGGATACAGCGGCGCGGCAGCGGCGACGGTCGTCGGCGTGCTGGCGATCTTCAACGGCGGTGGCCGCATCGTCTGGGCGGCCGCCTCGGACTACACCGGGCGGATGCCGGCGTTCGCGGCGATGCTGGCGCTGCAGGGCGTGTGCCTGATCGTGCTGCCGCACGCGAGCAACCAGGCGCTGTGGTTCGTGCTGGCCGCGGTGATCTACCTCTGCTACGGCGGCGGCTTCGGCACGATGCCCGCCACCGCGGGGGACTTCTTCGGCGTCAAGAACGCCGGCGGGATCTACGGGCTGATGCTCATCGGCTGGAGCCTCGGCGGCGTGCTCGGCCCGATCCTCATCTCGGCGCTGTTCGGCGACGGCGACGACCCGAACTACACCCTCGGCTACACCACGATCGGCATCATCGCGCTGGTCTCCGTCGCCCTCACGCTGGTCACCAAGCTGCCGGGCGACCGGCGTCAGGTCGTCGCCAAGGGGTGA
- a CDS encoding endonuclease yields MDEKDTAAALLERHGRTYAEDAGINLADEPAPLWQLLVLSLLLSARIRSEIAVAAARELFAAGCTTPPRTRDTPRSRLIAALGRAGYRRYDERTATQLAELANTVLDRYAGDLRRLHEQSDDLGRDLQQFKGIGPAGAAIFCREVQGVWPDLAPYVDELTAKGAARLGLPTSPEALAGLVERRDLSRLVAGCVRAARDKKIVDDVRGAGREQQDS; encoded by the coding sequence ATGGACGAGAAGGACACGGCCGCCGCCCTGCTCGAGCGGCACGGCAGGACGTACGCCGAGGACGCGGGGATCAACCTCGCCGACGAGCCGGCCCCGCTGTGGCAGCTGCTCGTGCTCAGCCTCCTGCTGTCCGCGCGGATCCGCTCCGAGATCGCCGTCGCCGCCGCGCGCGAGCTCTTCGCAGCCGGGTGCACGACTCCCCCGCGCACGCGCGACACCCCGCGATCGCGGCTCATCGCCGCCCTCGGCCGAGCCGGGTACCGCCGCTACGACGAGCGCACGGCGACCCAGCTCGCCGAGCTCGCCAACACCGTCCTGGACCGGTACGCCGGGGACCTGCGGCGCCTGCACGAGCAGAGCGACGACCTCGGGCGGGACCTGCAGCAGTTCAAGGGGATCGGCCCCGCGGGCGCGGCGATCTTCTGCCGCGAGGTGCAGGGCGTCTGGCCCGACCTCGCACCGTACGTCGACGAGCTGACCGCCAAGGGAGCAGCCCGGCTCGGGCTGCCGACCTCCCCCGAGGCGTTGGCCGGTCTGGTCGAGCGCCGGGACCTGTCCCGGCTGGTCGCGGGTTGCGTGCGGGCCGCGCGCGACAAGAAGATCGTCGACGACGTGCGGGGGGCCGGTCGGGAGCAGCAGGACAGCTGA
- a CDS encoding acetate/propionate family kinase — MTDRPVLVLNAGSSSLKYQVLRPRTGESLLGGHLERLHHDDFGAALVRVAEELEGAGLGVDNLAAVGHRVVHGGSRFVVPTLVDDAVLAGLEELVPLAPLHNPPAIEGMRHSREVYPALAQVAVFDTAYFADLPVEAATYALDRELAASHGIRRYGAHGISHHYVAGEVAAFLGRPLAELDQIVLHLGNGASATAIRGGRPVETSMGMTPLEGLVMGTRGGDLDPGVLLHLLRVGGLDVDELDDLLHHRSGLRGMCGLQDFRDLEPALDAGDEAATTAYAVYCHRLRKYLGAYLAVLGGADVITFTAGAGEHVPRLRADVLTGLERLGIRLDPVLNSAAVGPARISDDDSEVAVLVVPTHEELSIARQVVEVLAG, encoded by the coding sequence ATGACCGATCGGCCCGTGCTTGTGCTCAACGCCGGCTCCTCCTCGCTGAAGTACCAGGTGCTGCGTCCCAGGACCGGCGAGTCGCTGCTCGGCGGCCACCTCGAGCGGCTGCACCACGACGACTTCGGCGCCGCTTTGGTCCGCGTCGCCGAGGAGCTCGAAGGCGCCGGCCTGGGCGTCGACAACCTCGCGGCCGTCGGACACCGCGTGGTCCACGGCGGCTCCCGCTTCGTGGTGCCGACGCTGGTCGACGACGCCGTCCTGGCGGGCCTCGAGGAGCTCGTGCCGCTGGCGCCACTGCACAACCCACCGGCCATCGAGGGGATGCGCCACTCGCGCGAGGTTTACCCCGCCCTCGCCCAGGTCGCCGTCTTCGACACCGCCTACTTCGCCGACCTGCCCGTCGAGGCAGCGACGTACGCCCTCGACCGGGAGCTCGCGGCGAGCCACGGCATCCGGCGCTACGGCGCGCACGGCATCAGCCACCACTACGTCGCCGGCGAGGTCGCGGCCTTCCTCGGCCGCCCGCTCGCCGAGCTCGACCAGATCGTGCTGCACCTCGGCAACGGCGCCTCGGCCACCGCGATCCGGGGCGGGCGCCCGGTGGAGACCTCGATGGGGATGACCCCGCTCGAGGGGCTGGTGATGGGCACCCGCGGCGGTGACCTGGACCCCGGCGTGCTGCTGCACCTGCTGCGCGTCGGCGGCCTCGACGTGGATGAGCTCGACGACCTGCTGCACCACCGCTCCGGCCTGCGCGGGATGTGCGGCCTGCAGGACTTCCGCGACCTCGAGCCGGCCCTCGACGCCGGCGACGAGGCGGCCACGACCGCGTATGCCGTCTACTGCCACCGGCTGCGCAAGTACCTCGGCGCCTACCTCGCCGTGCTCGGCGGCGCCGACGTCATCACCTTCACCGCGGGTGCCGGTGAGCACGTCCCCCGGCTGCGCGCGGACGTGCTCACCGGCCTCGAGCGCCTCGGGATCCGCCTCGACCCCGTCCTCAACTCCGCCGCCGTGGGCCCCGCCCGGATCTCCGATGATGACTCCGAGGTGGCAGTGCTCGTCGTCCCCACCCACGAGGAGCTCTCGATCGCGCGACAGGTCGTCGAGGTGCTGGCGGGCTGA